In the genome of Carassius carassius chromosome 47, fCarCar2.1, whole genome shotgun sequence, one region contains:
- the LOC132130899 gene encoding myotubularin-related protein 2-like isoform X2 has translation MDKRPTSAQSNAETPDSPTGPHVEWCKQLIAATMSNQFSGPISSEMNFKEYKDCDVEVNGFLLDNDPQQTASSSALREGNKQAQMEEAPRVPGETIKAIVKDIMYICPFSGVVRGTLTITDYKLFFKSLDPPFVLDVNLGAISRLESVAVQSHGENTQGLEIVCKAKDTSLALDLFLFQSSLLFIHLRRLSNINSCFLPQDLRNPRFAYRKEGQSNLEVFEILSKYAFPLFHNLPLFAFKYRETFPEDGWKIYDPVAEYKRQGLPNESWIISKVNSSYEVCETYPALLVLPSNVTEDELKRVAAFRAKRRFPVLSWIHPESQAAIVRCGQPQVGPSDRRCREDERYLQTILDANAQSHKLCIFDARQSTVADTNKAKDGGYENESFYINVELNFLEIPNIHVMRESLRKLKEVVYPAIDQQHWFSSVDSTHWLEYIRLLLAGAVRIADRIESGKTSVVVHCSDGWDRTAQLTSLAMLMLDAHYRSLTGFQVLLEKEWLSFGHRFASRVGHGDGNHANSERSPLFVQFIDCVWQMTRQFPSAFEFNEVFLITVLDHLYSCLFGTFLYNSDQERVSKEVYSKTVSLWSYVNSQLEEFTNPLYVNYEHHVLYPVASLRHLELWASYYVRWNPRMRPQVPVHQSLKELLVLKSELQKRVDELKRDAASSHSLSSSSEHEGMPMQTTV, from the exons ATGGATAAGCGACCAACCTCAGCACAGTCAAACGCTGAAACCCCAGACAG TCCCACAGGGCCTCATGTTGAATGGTgtaaacaactgatagcagccaCAATGTCCAATCAGTTCTCAGGACCCATCAGCTCAGAAATGAATTTCAAAGAGTACAAG GACTGTGATGTGGAAGTTAACGGATTTCTCTTGGACAATGACCCTCAGCAGACTGCCTCCTCTTCG GCACTCAGAGAAGGAAATAAGCAGGCTCAGATGGAAGAGGCCCCGCGTGTTCCTGGAGAAACCATCAAAGCTATTG tcaAAGACATCATGTATATCTGTCCGTTTTCTGGGGTCGTGAGGGGAACTCTAACCATCACTGACTACAAGCTCTTCTTTAAAAGCCTG GATCCTCCATTTGTGCTGGATGTGAATCTTGGAGCCATTAGCAGACTGGAGTCCGTCGCCGTTCAGAGTCACGGAGAGAACACTCAAGGACTTGAGATCGTTTGCAAGGCAAAGGACACATCTTTGGCTCTCGACCTCTTCCTTTTCCAATCTTCACTTCTTTTTATTCACTTGCGCAGACTTTCAAATATTAATTCCTGTTTTTTACCACAGGACTTGAGAAACCCCCGGTTTGCGTACAGGAAGGAGGGACAGAGCAATTTGGAGGTGTTCGAAATACTGTCAAAGTACGCATTCCCCCTCTTCCACAACCTG CCTCTCTTTGCCTTTAAGTACCGAGAGACATTTCCAGAAGATGGCTGGAAGATCTACGACCCAGTCGCGGAGTATAAGAGGCAG GGTCTTCCAAACGAGAGCTGGATCATCAGCAAAGTCAACAGCAGTTATGAGGTGTGCGAGACGTATCCCGCTCTGCTGGTCCTTCCCTCAAACGTCACAGAGGATGAACTGAAGAGAGTGGCAGCCTTTAGGGCCAAACGTCGTTTCCCA GTGCTGTCCTGGATTCACCCTGAGAGTCAGGCCGCTATTGTGCGCTGCGGTCAGCCACAGGTGGGTCCATCAGACCGCCGCTGCAGGGAAGATGAGCGCTACCTGCAGACCATACTCGACGCCAACGCTCAGTCTCACAAGCTCTGCATCTTTGATGCTCGCCAAAGCACTGTGGCTGATACTAACAAA GCCAAAGATGGAGGATATGAGAATGAGAGTTTCTACATCAATGTGGAACTTAACTTTCTGGAGATCCCCAACATACACGTGATGAGAGAATCCCTGAGGAAGCTCAAGGAGGTGGTGTATCCTGCCATCGACCAGCAGCACTGGTTCTCATCTGTGGACTCTACGCACTGGCTGGAATACATCAGG CTCTTGCTAGCAGGTGCGGTGCGCATCGCAGACCGAATCGAGTCCGGTAAGACGTCAGTGGTGGTGCACTGCAGTGATGGCTGGGACCGCACGGCTCAGCTCACCTCTCTGGCCATGCTCATGCTGGACGCACACTACCGCTCGCTCACGGGCTTCCAGGTGCTTCTGGAGAAGGAGTGGCTGAGCTTCGGACACCGCTTTGCCTCA CGTGTGGGACATGGAGATGGGAATCATGCAAACTCTGAGCGCTCACCTCTCTTTGTGCAGTTCATCGACTGTGTCTGGCAAATGACCCGGCAG TTTCCCTCTGCATTTGAATTCAACGAGGTATTTCTCATCACGGTGCTTGATCACCTGTACAGCTGCCTGTTTGGGACGTTTCTTTACAACAGCGATCAAGAACGGGTCTCAAAG GAGGTGTACAGCAAGACCGTGTCTCTGTGGTCatatgtgaacagccagcttgAGGAATTTACCAACCCGCTGTATGTGAACTACGAGCACCATGTTTTATACCCAGTTGCCAGTTTGAGACATTTAGAGCTTTGGGCCAGTTATTATGTGCGCTGGAACCCTCGCATGAGGCCACAG GTTCCTGTTCATCAGAGTCTGAAGGAGTTGTTGGTCCTGAAGTCAGAGTTGCAGAAGAGAGTGGATGAGTTAAAACGAGATGCAGCTTCATCACATTCTCTCTCCTCTTCCTCGGAGCATGAAGGCATGCCCATGCAGACTACTGTCTGA
- the LOC132130899 gene encoding myotubularin-related protein 1-like isoform X4, which produces MEEAPRVPGETIKAIVKDIMYICPFSGVVRGTLTITDYKLFFKSLVRDPPFVLDVNLGAISRLESVAVQSHGENTQGLEIVCKAKDTSLALDLFLFQSSLLFIHLRRLSNINSCFLPQDLRNPRFAYRKEGQSNLEVFEILSKYAFPLFHNLPLFAFKYRETFPEDGWKIYDPVAEYKRQGLPNESWIISKVNSSYEVCETYPALLVLPSNVTEDELKRVAAFRAKRRFPVLSWIHPESQAAIVRCGQPQVGPSDRRCREDERYLQTILDANAQSHKLCIFDARQSTVADTNKAKDGGYENESFYINVELNFLEIPNIHVMRESLRKLKEVVYPAIDQQHWFSSVDSTHWLEYIRLLLAGAVRIADRIESGKTSVVVHCSDGWDRTAQLTSLAMLMLDAHYRSLTGFQVLLEKEWLSFGHRFASRVGHGDGNHANSERSPLFVQFIDCVWQMTRQFPSAFEFNEVFLITVLDHLYSCLFGTFLYNSDQERVSKEVYSKTVSLWSYVNSQLEEFTNPLYVNYEHHVLYPVASLRHLELWASYYVRWNPRMRPQVPVHQSLKELLVLKSELQKRVDELKRDAASSHSLSSSSEHEGMPMQTTV; this is translated from the exons ATGGAAGAGGCCCCGCGTGTTCCTGGAGAAACCATCAAAGCTATTG tcaAAGACATCATGTATATCTGTCCGTTTTCTGGGGTCGTGAGGGGAACTCTAACCATCACTGACTACAAGCTCTTCTTTAAAAGCCTGGTGCGG GATCCTCCATTTGTGCTGGATGTGAATCTTGGAGCCATTAGCAGACTGGAGTCCGTCGCCGTTCAGAGTCACGGAGAGAACACTCAAGGACTTGAGATCGTTTGCAAGGCAAAGGACACATCTTTGGCTCTCGACCTCTTCCTTTTCCAATCTTCACTTCTTTTTATTCACTTGCGCAGACTTTCAAATATTAATTCCTGTTTTTTACCACAGGACTTGAGAAACCCCCGGTTTGCGTACAGGAAGGAGGGACAGAGCAATTTGGAGGTGTTCGAAATACTGTCAAAGTACGCATTCCCCCTCTTCCACAACCTG CCTCTCTTTGCCTTTAAGTACCGAGAGACATTTCCAGAAGATGGCTGGAAGATCTACGACCCAGTCGCGGAGTATAAGAGGCAG GGTCTTCCAAACGAGAGCTGGATCATCAGCAAAGTCAACAGCAGTTATGAGGTGTGCGAGACGTATCCCGCTCTGCTGGTCCTTCCCTCAAACGTCACAGAGGATGAACTGAAGAGAGTGGCAGCCTTTAGGGCCAAACGTCGTTTCCCA GTGCTGTCCTGGATTCACCCTGAGAGTCAGGCCGCTATTGTGCGCTGCGGTCAGCCACAGGTGGGTCCATCAGACCGCCGCTGCAGGGAAGATGAGCGCTACCTGCAGACCATACTCGACGCCAACGCTCAGTCTCACAAGCTCTGCATCTTTGATGCTCGCCAAAGCACTGTGGCTGATACTAACAAA GCCAAAGATGGAGGATATGAGAATGAGAGTTTCTACATCAATGTGGAACTTAACTTTCTGGAGATCCCCAACATACACGTGATGAGAGAATCCCTGAGGAAGCTCAAGGAGGTGGTGTATCCTGCCATCGACCAGCAGCACTGGTTCTCATCTGTGGACTCTACGCACTGGCTGGAATACATCAGG CTCTTGCTAGCAGGTGCGGTGCGCATCGCAGACCGAATCGAGTCCGGTAAGACGTCAGTGGTGGTGCACTGCAGTGATGGCTGGGACCGCACGGCTCAGCTCACCTCTCTGGCCATGCTCATGCTGGACGCACACTACCGCTCGCTCACGGGCTTCCAGGTGCTTCTGGAGAAGGAGTGGCTGAGCTTCGGACACCGCTTTGCCTCA CGTGTGGGACATGGAGATGGGAATCATGCAAACTCTGAGCGCTCACCTCTCTTTGTGCAGTTCATCGACTGTGTCTGGCAAATGACCCGGCAG TTTCCCTCTGCATTTGAATTCAACGAGGTATTTCTCATCACGGTGCTTGATCACCTGTACAGCTGCCTGTTTGGGACGTTTCTTTACAACAGCGATCAAGAACGGGTCTCAAAG GAGGTGTACAGCAAGACCGTGTCTCTGTGGTCatatgtgaacagccagcttgAGGAATTTACCAACCCGCTGTATGTGAACTACGAGCACCATGTTTTATACCCAGTTGCCAGTTTGAGACATTTAGAGCTTTGGGCCAGTTATTATGTGCGCTGGAACCCTCGCATGAGGCCACAG GTTCCTGTTCATCAGAGTCTGAAGGAGTTGTTGGTCCTGAAGTCAGAGTTGCAGAAGAGAGTGGATGAGTTAAAACGAGATGCAGCTTCATCACATTCTCTCTCCTCTTCCTCGGAGCATGAAGGCATGCCCATGCAGACTACTGTCTGA
- the zgc:110222 gene encoding protein EOLA1 yields MSLEVACLSFRQPYATLVLDGVKTVESRWRPLLSGLRNCTLAVHIAQKSWEGEDWRLILTERLGMTTVQTEELLESGERFGRGVIAGLVDVGETWCCPEDIPCEEMRELETAACLTELKMKYLTRLSNPRWLNEPVYSRGHKDVWTVHVPVHLLPSAPSQP; encoded by the exons ATGAGTTTAGAGGTGGCTTGCTTGTCGTTTCGCCAGCCGTACGCTACTCTTGTGTTGGACGGGGTGAAGACCGTAGAGAGCCGCTGGCGGCCCCTGCTGTCAGGACTGAGGAACTGCACGCTAGCGGTTCACATCGCTCAGAAGAGCTGGGAGGGAGAGGACTGGAGACTCATCCTCACCGAGAGACTGGGAATGACCACCGTGCAAACCGAGGAACTGCTGGAGTCTGGAGAAAGGTTCGGCCGTGGTGTTATAGCAG GTCTTGTGGACGTTGGGGAGACGTGGTGCTGTCCTGAGGATATTCCCTGTGAAGAGATGAGAGAGCTGGAAACTGCAGCTTGCTTGACTGAACTCAAAATGAAATACCTTACAAGACTCTCAAACCCCCGGTGGCTCAATGAACCAGTATATTCCAGGGGCCATAAAGACGTGTGGACGGTACACGTCCCAGTTCATCTCCTGCCCTCCGCTCCTTCACAACCGTAA
- the LOC132130899 gene encoding myotubularin-related protein 1-like isoform X3 — translation MDKRPTSAQSNAETPDSPTGPHVEWCKQLIAATMSNQFSGPISSEMNFKEYKALREGNKQAQMEEAPRVPGETIKAIVKDIMYICPFSGVVRGTLTITDYKLFFKSLVRDPPFVLDVNLGAISRLESVAVQSHGENTQGLEIVCKAKDTSLALDLFLFQSSLLFIHLRRLSNINSCFLPQDLRNPRFAYRKEGQSNLEVFEILSKYAFPLFHNLPLFAFKYRETFPEDGWKIYDPVAEYKRQGLPNESWIISKVNSSYEVCETYPALLVLPSNVTEDELKRVAAFRAKRRFPVLSWIHPESQAAIVRCGQPQVGPSDRRCREDERYLQTILDANAQSHKLCIFDARQSTVADTNKAKDGGYENESFYINVELNFLEIPNIHVMRESLRKLKEVVYPAIDQQHWFSSVDSTHWLEYIRLLLAGAVRIADRIESGKTSVVVHCSDGWDRTAQLTSLAMLMLDAHYRSLTGFQVLLEKEWLSFGHRFASRVGHGDGNHANSERSPLFVQFIDCVWQMTRQFPSAFEFNEVFLITVLDHLYSCLFGTFLYNSDQERVSKEVYSKTVSLWSYVNSQLEEFTNPLYVNYEHHVLYPVASLRHLELWASYYVRWNPRMRPQVPVHQSLKELLVLKSELQKRVDELKRDAASSHSLSSSSEHEGMPMQTTV, via the exons ATGGATAAGCGACCAACCTCAGCACAGTCAAACGCTGAAACCCCAGACAG TCCCACAGGGCCTCATGTTGAATGGTgtaaacaactgatagcagccaCAATGTCCAATCAGTTCTCAGGACCCATCAGCTCAGAAATGAATTTCAAAGAGTACAAG GCACTCAGAGAAGGAAATAAGCAGGCTCAGATGGAAGAGGCCCCGCGTGTTCCTGGAGAAACCATCAAAGCTATTG tcaAAGACATCATGTATATCTGTCCGTTTTCTGGGGTCGTGAGGGGAACTCTAACCATCACTGACTACAAGCTCTTCTTTAAAAGCCTGGTGCGG GATCCTCCATTTGTGCTGGATGTGAATCTTGGAGCCATTAGCAGACTGGAGTCCGTCGCCGTTCAGAGTCACGGAGAGAACACTCAAGGACTTGAGATCGTTTGCAAGGCAAAGGACACATCTTTGGCTCTCGACCTCTTCCTTTTCCAATCTTCACTTCTTTTTATTCACTTGCGCAGACTTTCAAATATTAATTCCTGTTTTTTACCACAGGACTTGAGAAACCCCCGGTTTGCGTACAGGAAGGAGGGACAGAGCAATTTGGAGGTGTTCGAAATACTGTCAAAGTACGCATTCCCCCTCTTCCACAACCTG CCTCTCTTTGCCTTTAAGTACCGAGAGACATTTCCAGAAGATGGCTGGAAGATCTACGACCCAGTCGCGGAGTATAAGAGGCAG GGTCTTCCAAACGAGAGCTGGATCATCAGCAAAGTCAACAGCAGTTATGAGGTGTGCGAGACGTATCCCGCTCTGCTGGTCCTTCCCTCAAACGTCACAGAGGATGAACTGAAGAGAGTGGCAGCCTTTAGGGCCAAACGTCGTTTCCCA GTGCTGTCCTGGATTCACCCTGAGAGTCAGGCCGCTATTGTGCGCTGCGGTCAGCCACAGGTGGGTCCATCAGACCGCCGCTGCAGGGAAGATGAGCGCTACCTGCAGACCATACTCGACGCCAACGCTCAGTCTCACAAGCTCTGCATCTTTGATGCTCGCCAAAGCACTGTGGCTGATACTAACAAA GCCAAAGATGGAGGATATGAGAATGAGAGTTTCTACATCAATGTGGAACTTAACTTTCTGGAGATCCCCAACATACACGTGATGAGAGAATCCCTGAGGAAGCTCAAGGAGGTGGTGTATCCTGCCATCGACCAGCAGCACTGGTTCTCATCTGTGGACTCTACGCACTGGCTGGAATACATCAGG CTCTTGCTAGCAGGTGCGGTGCGCATCGCAGACCGAATCGAGTCCGGTAAGACGTCAGTGGTGGTGCACTGCAGTGATGGCTGGGACCGCACGGCTCAGCTCACCTCTCTGGCCATGCTCATGCTGGACGCACACTACCGCTCGCTCACGGGCTTCCAGGTGCTTCTGGAGAAGGAGTGGCTGAGCTTCGGACACCGCTTTGCCTCA CGTGTGGGACATGGAGATGGGAATCATGCAAACTCTGAGCGCTCACCTCTCTTTGTGCAGTTCATCGACTGTGTCTGGCAAATGACCCGGCAG TTTCCCTCTGCATTTGAATTCAACGAGGTATTTCTCATCACGGTGCTTGATCACCTGTACAGCTGCCTGTTTGGGACGTTTCTTTACAACAGCGATCAAGAACGGGTCTCAAAG GAGGTGTACAGCAAGACCGTGTCTCTGTGGTCatatgtgaacagccagcttgAGGAATTTACCAACCCGCTGTATGTGAACTACGAGCACCATGTTTTATACCCAGTTGCCAGTTTGAGACATTTAGAGCTTTGGGCCAGTTATTATGTGCGCTGGAACCCTCGCATGAGGCCACAG GTTCCTGTTCATCAGAGTCTGAAGGAGTTGTTGGTCCTGAAGTCAGAGTTGCAGAAGAGAGTGGATGAGTTAAAACGAGATGCAGCTTCATCACATTCTCTCTCCTCTTCCTCGGAGCATGAAGGCATGCCCATGCAGACTACTGTCTGA
- the LOC132130899 gene encoding myotubularin-related protein 2-like isoform X1 gives MDKRPTSAQSNAETPDSPTGPHVEWCKQLIAATMSNQFSGPISSEMNFKEYKDCDVEVNGFLLDNDPQQTASSSALREGNKQAQMEEAPRVPGETIKAIVKDIMYICPFSGVVRGTLTITDYKLFFKSLVRDPPFVLDVNLGAISRLESVAVQSHGENTQGLEIVCKAKDTSLALDLFLFQSSLLFIHLRRLSNINSCFLPQDLRNPRFAYRKEGQSNLEVFEILSKYAFPLFHNLPLFAFKYRETFPEDGWKIYDPVAEYKRQGLPNESWIISKVNSSYEVCETYPALLVLPSNVTEDELKRVAAFRAKRRFPVLSWIHPESQAAIVRCGQPQVGPSDRRCREDERYLQTILDANAQSHKLCIFDARQSTVADTNKAKDGGYENESFYINVELNFLEIPNIHVMRESLRKLKEVVYPAIDQQHWFSSVDSTHWLEYIRLLLAGAVRIADRIESGKTSVVVHCSDGWDRTAQLTSLAMLMLDAHYRSLTGFQVLLEKEWLSFGHRFASRVGHGDGNHANSERSPLFVQFIDCVWQMTRQFPSAFEFNEVFLITVLDHLYSCLFGTFLYNSDQERVSKEVYSKTVSLWSYVNSQLEEFTNPLYVNYEHHVLYPVASLRHLELWASYYVRWNPRMRPQVPVHQSLKELLVLKSELQKRVDELKRDAASSHSLSSSSEHEGMPMQTTV, from the exons ATGGATAAGCGACCAACCTCAGCACAGTCAAACGCTGAAACCCCAGACAG TCCCACAGGGCCTCATGTTGAATGGTgtaaacaactgatagcagccaCAATGTCCAATCAGTTCTCAGGACCCATCAGCTCAGAAATGAATTTCAAAGAGTACAAG GACTGTGATGTGGAAGTTAACGGATTTCTCTTGGACAATGACCCTCAGCAGACTGCCTCCTCTTCG GCACTCAGAGAAGGAAATAAGCAGGCTCAGATGGAAGAGGCCCCGCGTGTTCCTGGAGAAACCATCAAAGCTATTG tcaAAGACATCATGTATATCTGTCCGTTTTCTGGGGTCGTGAGGGGAACTCTAACCATCACTGACTACAAGCTCTTCTTTAAAAGCCTGGTGCGG GATCCTCCATTTGTGCTGGATGTGAATCTTGGAGCCATTAGCAGACTGGAGTCCGTCGCCGTTCAGAGTCACGGAGAGAACACTCAAGGACTTGAGATCGTTTGCAAGGCAAAGGACACATCTTTGGCTCTCGACCTCTTCCTTTTCCAATCTTCACTTCTTTTTATTCACTTGCGCAGACTTTCAAATATTAATTCCTGTTTTTTACCACAGGACTTGAGAAACCCCCGGTTTGCGTACAGGAAGGAGGGACAGAGCAATTTGGAGGTGTTCGAAATACTGTCAAAGTACGCATTCCCCCTCTTCCACAACCTG CCTCTCTTTGCCTTTAAGTACCGAGAGACATTTCCAGAAGATGGCTGGAAGATCTACGACCCAGTCGCGGAGTATAAGAGGCAG GGTCTTCCAAACGAGAGCTGGATCATCAGCAAAGTCAACAGCAGTTATGAGGTGTGCGAGACGTATCCCGCTCTGCTGGTCCTTCCCTCAAACGTCACAGAGGATGAACTGAAGAGAGTGGCAGCCTTTAGGGCCAAACGTCGTTTCCCA GTGCTGTCCTGGATTCACCCTGAGAGTCAGGCCGCTATTGTGCGCTGCGGTCAGCCACAGGTGGGTCCATCAGACCGCCGCTGCAGGGAAGATGAGCGCTACCTGCAGACCATACTCGACGCCAACGCTCAGTCTCACAAGCTCTGCATCTTTGATGCTCGCCAAAGCACTGTGGCTGATACTAACAAA GCCAAAGATGGAGGATATGAGAATGAGAGTTTCTACATCAATGTGGAACTTAACTTTCTGGAGATCCCCAACATACACGTGATGAGAGAATCCCTGAGGAAGCTCAAGGAGGTGGTGTATCCTGCCATCGACCAGCAGCACTGGTTCTCATCTGTGGACTCTACGCACTGGCTGGAATACATCAGG CTCTTGCTAGCAGGTGCGGTGCGCATCGCAGACCGAATCGAGTCCGGTAAGACGTCAGTGGTGGTGCACTGCAGTGATGGCTGGGACCGCACGGCTCAGCTCACCTCTCTGGCCATGCTCATGCTGGACGCACACTACCGCTCGCTCACGGGCTTCCAGGTGCTTCTGGAGAAGGAGTGGCTGAGCTTCGGACACCGCTTTGCCTCA CGTGTGGGACATGGAGATGGGAATCATGCAAACTCTGAGCGCTCACCTCTCTTTGTGCAGTTCATCGACTGTGTCTGGCAAATGACCCGGCAG TTTCCCTCTGCATTTGAATTCAACGAGGTATTTCTCATCACGGTGCTTGATCACCTGTACAGCTGCCTGTTTGGGACGTTTCTTTACAACAGCGATCAAGAACGGGTCTCAAAG GAGGTGTACAGCAAGACCGTGTCTCTGTGGTCatatgtgaacagccagcttgAGGAATTTACCAACCCGCTGTATGTGAACTACGAGCACCATGTTTTATACCCAGTTGCCAGTTTGAGACATTTAGAGCTTTGGGCCAGTTATTATGTGCGCTGGAACCCTCGCATGAGGCCACAG GTTCCTGTTCATCAGAGTCTGAAGGAGTTGTTGGTCCTGAAGTCAGAGTTGCAGAAGAGAGTGGATGAGTTAAAACGAGATGCAGCTTCATCACATTCTCTCTCCTCTTCCTCGGAGCATGAAGGCATGCCCATGCAGACTACTGTCTGA